A segment of the Pedosphaera parvula Ellin514 genome:
CCGTGACGGCGATCGGATTGAATCCAGTCCCAGTCGAACCGCTGACGGCAAAAATACCGGCATGACCACTGCCGGAGCTGTAAGTAAGCGTGATGTTCGTCACGGCACTCGTAGTGTGTGTCAGCGCGATGTCAGCGCTGTACAGCCTCGGGTTGCCACTGTTCACATTACCAAAGCCGGGACTTGGAACCGTTACACGGCCATTGGCTGTCCAAGCCTGGTTAGCTCCGCCAAACCAATCCGGCGAGACGAACGTTCCCGTGTCGCTGCTTCCATCAGCATGGCGCACCGTATAGCCAATGGTGACGGAACCACCGCCGGAACTGACAAGGAACGACAAGGCCGAATAGGCCGCTGCTGTCGTGGTCAGCGTGGCGCTGGTGACCGTGGAGTCAAGCAACACCGAGTTATTGGCAGTGTAAGTGGGGGCCATTTGATACGCATGATCGCTTTGCGACTCACTGGTGAAAATCGAATTGGCCGTGGGCACCCCCGTGGTTGGATCGGGTTGATTGTACCCCTGTTCGTACCAGGTGTAACCGGTATTGCCCGTGCCCGCGTCCATGGAAGCGGTGGTCAGCGTGGCGGGCGCGTGTGGCGCGGTCTGTTCGACGACCATATCCTGGCTGTAACTGCCCGGAGTCAGGTTGATCGGCACAAAGTCCGCGTTTGCGATGCCGGCACATGCCAGCACCAATCCTACAGGTAGAATGCTTCGTTTCATAGATGGGTAAGGATGATTCCGGCACTGCGAATCACACCCGTTTGATATTTGTCGCTGTTGTTTCTGCTCGCCACTGGTAATAATTTCCCCAAGCCACCAGCCGGGCCATTCCGCAGGTGATTCGCTGAGTATGGTCGGGAGTCGAGATGGCCGGTATCATCCAAATGGATGATTTTGGCATGGGTCAGTGAAGAAATTTAACGACGGCTTCGGTCCGTGAACGGACATGAAGCTTCTCATAAATATGCTGCAGGTGAGTCCGAACCGTGTTCACGCTGACAGAAAGACGTTCTGCGATCTCTTTTGTTGTATAACCCTTTGAGAGTTGCTGGAGAATCTCCTCCTCCCGTTGGGAGAGCTTTTCGTTTTTGACCGGCTCGCGCGGCACTTCACGAAAAGATTGTACAACCCGCCTCGCAATCTGGCTGCTCATCGGGGCGCCACCCTGCTTCACATCCTGGATGGCACTCAGGATGTCCGCCGGGTCTGCGCGCTTCAGCAGATAGCCGCCCGCACCCGCCTTGAGCGCGCCAAAAATGCGCTCGTTATCCTCATAAACTGTCAGGATCAGAATTTGGATCGACGGACATATTTCCTTCAGCCGGCGCGTGCAATCAAGACCGGACATCTGCGGGAGATGGATGTCCATGAGAACGACGTCCGGCATCAATCGAGGTAATTTTTGCAGGGCCTCCTCGGACGTGCCGCACTCGCAAATACACCGATGTCCCGGGGCTTCGTCCACATAGCGGGCGAGCGTGGCACGGAAATCACGGTTGTCTTCAACAATGGCAACAGTCGTCAGCATAATTCACTGGCATTGGCGCTTGGGCATAGATGCGATTTTGGTATAACAGATCTGGGTTGCGGGAGTATCCCCCAAATGGATGATTTCATGGTCTTATCTCCGCTGATTTTAAAGGCAATTCGAAGCGACAAACGGTGCCTCCCTCGACCCGGGCTTCACATTCAAACCGGCCACCAATCGATTCAAGGCGCCGGCGCATGTTCGCCAATCCCTCGCCTGTAGCTACAGTGGACGGCACAAGGAGTCCCACCCCGTTATCCTCCACTAATATCCGCAGACGTTGCGAATCCCCCTGAATACGGAGCCAGACTTCGCTTGCCTGCGAATGTTTGGCGATGTTGTTCAGCGCCTCGCGCACGCCGAGATAAAGATTGTGACGCACCTCGGAGGTCAACGGCACGGACGGCAGGAAATCATCCACATCCAAACGACATCGAATTGGCGTGGCGCGGAAAAATTCCTCCGCAAATTGGCACAAATAGGTGGCGAGGCTCGGAAGCGAATCATTGGCGGGGTTTACCGCCCAAACGATTTCGTCCAGTGAGGTCACCAGTTCATGAGACTTCTCCGAAACTCTGGCCATGCGGCCGCGTGTCGTTTCCGGCACGGTGCCGTCGCGACTCTCCAACGCGCTCAAAAATCGGATCTGGGTGAGCGCAGCTCCCAGATCGTCATGTAAATCGCGCGCAATCCGGGCTCGCTCCTGCTCCAACTCACGCTGCCGTTCAGTGTGTTCATGGCGGCGCATTTCGGTCGTGAGCTGTTGGGAGCGTTCCTCGACCTGTCGGCGGAGCAGTGTGATCCACACCAAGGCCACGCAGATCATGGCTGCCATCGCGCCGACGACCACCATGGTGCGCTGAAGCGTCCACCAGGAAGGACGTTCGAGCACTCGCACATCAGATGGGGAGTTCAGGAGCAATTCGAAAGAATCAGTATCCTGCCCGGAGCCCCTGTCCCCCTGACCCGCATAAACTCCGGTCAGTTCAATCCGGGTTCCAGGCTGCAAATCCTGCAATCGCCCCAGCCTGGTCTGTAGCCGGGCAACAAAGCCCTTTGCCCCAGATTGCAGGACGAGCACCTGATCAGCCCGCTCGATGCTGATGCTCGCCAGTCGCGACTCGATCTTCACAAGCGTCGAATCATATTGTCCGCGAATCGGAGCGTTCGGGGGCAATATAATAGGACCCGGCAGCGGAGAGTGGCCGGTCACCCGGACTAAAGGCTCTCGCAAAACGGGCGTAGGACCGCCCAATTCCGGAAATCCAACCACCTCCACCCGGTCGCCCACGGCGACCCTGGTTTGAACCTTGGGAATAAATGTTGCCCTGAAGCCATTGGTTCCATCGGCCAGGAATAATTCCTCACCACGTTGGTGAAGAATTTGCCCGGATAACTTCACCCGTTGAAGAGCGCCAGCTCGTGGATCAAATAAAAACAAATCTCTCGCAGACTTCAGAGGAATGGAAAAGGGGTCGGCAGGCGCTGGCTCATCAACGGTAATCGCAACGTTGCAAAGATCCATCCGCCCTACTTCTATTTGCTGCGTGGTAATGTCACGAGCCGGTATCACGCAACCTCTCACCCTGATTAATGCATTCTCATATTGCTTAATCGACTGAAGTCCGGCTTCGGGAAGTCGAATCTGAATTTTTCCCGCGCGAGTGAGCAGGACCATGCCGTCGGTTTCAACCGCCGTGGCGATCCCCTGCACTTCCATGTACTGGGTATCGAGACTGCCATTGATCAGTTGGTCCCAGGAGGGACGTACCGGCTCCGGCAGAGTGCCCGGCCCCAGACGGACGGCTCGACGCGCCTGGATGTTGGGCGCAAACTCATTATACGTGGTTCCTTCGATTTCCCAATAATCACCGGTCCGCGGTCTCTCGCCTCCCACGAGGTCAAACATCCGAACATAAATCGACCAGGTGGAATCCTGCACAAAGATGCCTTCGCGTCGCAGTGCCGTAACAACCCCGCGGATTTTTACGGGATAACCACGCTGCGCTTCCTCACGGCTCAAGTGTTTGATCTCTTCGATCGTCGCAAGCAAAGGCAGGGGCGCCGAGTTTGGGCGTAGCTGGCCATGGTTCTCCGCAACTGCGTCCAACACTTCAATTTGTTTCAACCCCGGCGTCAACAACTTGCCAGCCACTCTCTGGCCATCAGTGGTATAGGTGTTCCGTGCGATACCGGTTGCGCGTATCCGGCGGTTTA
Coding sequences within it:
- a CDS encoding response regulator — protein: MLTTVAIVEDNRDFRATLARYVDEAPGHRCICECGTSEEALQKLPRLMPDVVLMDIHLPQMSGLDCTRRLKEICPSIQILILTVYEDNERIFGALKAGAGGYLLKRADPADILSAIQDVKQGGAPMSSQIARRVVQSFREVPREPVKNEKLSQREEEILQQLSKGYTTKEIAERLSVSVNTVRTHLQHIYEKLHVRSRTEAVVKFLH
- a CDS encoding ATP-binding protein, whose amino-acid sequence is MSHLISLFSAREFASERLFERLCSLLFSLLFLGLCAGAVHEAKADSQYSAATNFAASLAPKVTEIAELLQLNNDERRIDCPIHLEGIVLWVSPKRDMLGLKDNSGVAVIEMEVPGESVRPQMNIIVEGICTVEGERLSLRRRPLVNNEGIHGMIELSGAIFLKAGKHSIHVPWYNHMPPCGLEVSYQGPGMTRQKIPDSALLLPVTTAEGSIRWTSGLNYRAYEGEWSAVPDWSQSEVVAKGVATNFDCSLATRNTNAGLDFTGYLEVPHEGVYTFYLRSDDGSLLTIDDASPRTEVIGTGQWPEPSKISARQHLPPAQQNQWSTVEGTVIFASEQSGTLELELSSGSGRLRVEVAESSGTPAATFLNRRIRATGIARNTYTTDGQRVAGKLLTPGLKQIEVLDAVAENHGQLRPNSAPLPLLATIEEIKHLSREEAQRGYPVKIRGVVTALRREGIFVQDSTWSIYVRMFDLVGGERPRTGDYWEIEGTTYNEFAPNIQARRAVRLGPGTLPEPVRPSWDQLINGSLDTQYMEVQGIATAVETDGMVLLTRAGKIQIRLPEAGLQSIKQYENALIRVRGCVIPARDITTQQIEVGRMDLCNVAITVDEPAPADPFSIPLKSARDLFLFDPRAGALQRVKLSGQILHQRGEELFLADGTNGFRATFIPKVQTRVAVGDRVEVVGFPELGGPTPVLREPLVRVTGHSPLPGPIILPPNAPIRGQYDSTLVKIESRLASISIERADQVLVLQSGAKGFVARLQTRLGRLQDLQPGTRIELTGVYAGQGDRGSGQDTDSFELLLNSPSDVRVLERPSWWTLQRTMVVVGAMAAMICVALVWITLLRRQVEERSQQLTTEMRRHEHTERQRELEQERARIARDLHDDLGAALTQIRFLSALESRDGTVPETTRGRMARVSEKSHELVTSLDEIVWAVNPANDSLPSLATYLCQFAEEFFRATPIRCRLDVDDFLPSVPLTSEVRHNLYLGVREALNNIAKHSQASEVWLRIQGDSQRLRILVEDNGVGLLVPSTVATGEGLANMRRRLESIGGRFECEARVEGGTVCRFELPLKSAEIRP